From the genome of Thermosynechococcus sp. NK55a:
CAAACCCAATCGCGGGTCAGGGCACTGACTGTAAAGCCAACCATTGGCATAACGATCCATGTCAGGCGATCGTGGGTGCGACCACTGGGCATCCACTCCTCCGAACGCACTTTCCCTGAGAAACTACGGACAGGTACGCTGGATCATGCAATAGCAGAACTTATTGAGGACGGTGTGCGTCTAAGTGAGCTTGAAGCAACTAGGCTGAAATTTGAATTTGATGCAGGGCGATCGCGCAAAACTAAATCGCAGGGTATGCCAGTTCACACACCTATCCCCGATCAGGTATGCTGAGCACGTTTGAGGGCATGGGTTGGCGAGCCAACTGAACCGTGGGATTGCGCATCGCTGGTGGAGGAAAGGGAATGGAGCAACCGTGGCATTCTTGGCAATTTCGAGCTGTGGTGAGTTGTCTATGGGCACCCACCGCCGCATGGGTTATGGCTCAGCCAGCTACAGCCAGGGATCTGCAATTGTGGCGCCTCAACCCTGCCACTAATCAACTGGAAATTCGCACCGAACGCGCTGTTCAGCCCCGTGCTGAGTTGGTCTATAACCCAACCCGCCTTGTCATTGACTTGCCTGGTGTCGTTCTCGGTAGCCCCCCAATCAGTCAAAACTACGGTGGTGCCATTCGCCAAGTGCGGGTTGCCCAGTTTGACCCCCAAACCACGCGGATTGTGGTTGAATATGCGGCGGGTTTTACAATTGACCCACAGCAGGTGCGCTTTCGGGGAGTCACAGCCAATAACTGGTTGGTGCAACTGCCCACACCCCAGCAACAACCCGTTTCGCTACCGACGCCGCCCCCACCGTCTTCCCCTTCCACCCCTTCGGTACCGCCCACAGAGCCCCTGCAAATTCGGAGTTGGCGTGCCGATGGAATAGGTTTTCTAGTGTTTGCCGATCGCCCCTTGGCGGAAGGAAGTTACACCATTCGCCGGCCGTGGCGCGATCGCATGGAAATCCTCCTTAGCAATAGTGAACTCATTCGCAACTTTAGTCCTCGGCGCTTGGAACTGCGCCGCTTTGGTGGGGATCGCATCCGCGCCGAAATCCGTGCCCAGAGCAATCGCCAAGTCCAAATCACCCTCGATATTGACGCCCAAGATGCCGATTGGCAAGTGACTCCCCGTCATGATGGCTTCGTGATTGTGCCCTCAAGCACGGCAATTACCCCGCCGACGGCTCCGCCACGCCCCCAACGACCTAGTGTGATTCCGGCGGCCAGTGCGCAAACCCCGGTCACAACCATCCAGCGCGTTGACTTGGGAGGACGAGAGTTGCTGATTCAGGGCGATCGCACCGTTTTCTATAGCGTGGGCTGGGAAGGCAATCGCTATCGCATTCGCCTACGGCAAGCACAGTTGGACGGTAACCTGCGCGAACCTCGGGTTGTCACCGGTAGCCCCCTGAGCAATATTGAATTTCGCCAAGAGGATGATCAAACGGTTTCTATTCTCCTGACACCAGCGCCCAACTTTCGCATCCTTGGACCTCGTCCCCTCTCTGCGGAATCCTTTGTGGTGCAAATCCAAGGGGTGAATGACTCGCCCACCAGTGCCCCAACACCCATTGATATCCCCCCCACAACCAAAACCCAGCCCCCCAGTCAGCCCGTACCTCGGGGTCGTTTTGTGGTGGTCATTGATCCTGGACATGGCGGCAGCGATCCCGGCGCCATTGGCATTGGCGGCATTCGCGAAAAGGATATTGTACTTGATATCAGCCTGCAAGTTTCGCAATTTTTGCAGCAGCAAGGTGTTCAGGTGATTATGACCCGCACTACAGATATTGATTTAGACTTGGCGCCTCGGGTGGCCATTGCCGAGCGGGCACGAGCAAATGCCTTTGTCAGTATTCACGCCAATGCCATTGGCATCGCTCGCTCCGATGTGAGTGGATTGGAAACCTACTTTGCCCCCGGACGCTCCAGCCGCCTTGCCGTTGCCATTCACAACAGTATTCTCAGTTCCTTGAATATTCGCGATCGCGGGGTACGCTCAGCCCGCTTCTACGTTATCCGCAATACCTCAATGGACTCTACCCTTGTCGAGACAGGGTTTGTGACGGGCGCAGAGGATGCTGCCAATTTCCAGAATCCAACCTGGCGAACCCAAATGGCACGGGCGATCGCCCAAGGTATTCTGAATTTTTTGAATGGGAGATGATGGAGCTGACGGGAGTCGAACCCGTGTCCGCCCTAGCTATTCATCGACTGCTCCTTCACAGGCTTAGCCTTTTTGACCCTCAGGCGGGGACTGTTCCTTATCCCGAACAGTAGGATACTCTGGTAGAGTCTTTGCTAAACAGTCCACCAGAGAGAACTGCCTAGCGCATCCGTTGGGGTTAACCCGCTGCCCTTAACGGAGTCGGACAACGAGTGCTCGAACCTGTTTAGAGGTCTTAGGCTACCGCAGCAGCTTTACGAGCGAAAGGAACGATATTGTTCGCAGTTACTTTTAGGTTGGACTTTGGATTAACGAGAGATAGTCCACTCTCGACCTGCATCACAGCCCAACTTTCACTAGGACGTCGAAGCCGTTTCAGCCCCTTGGCAAGAGCTACTTTTAAGCTAGCGCATTCTTTTAGAGTTGACAACGGGTAGTTATTAGTTATTCGAGTGACCTCCTGCCAGCGGTTTGCGGTTTAGGACGGGGTGCTGCGCCTGCTGTGGCCACTGTACGCTCCAACTGTTTGTGTTTATCAAAATACTGTTGCCACAGGGCAGGAGCATCCAGCGTGTCACCCCCGTGAGTCGTCAAGCGTTGCCGTACCCGGCAGAGGACGGGGGTATTCACACAGGCCCCCGCAATAATCACTTGCCCCTTACTGAGGGCGGGCAGTTCTCTGAGTAAATCTCGACCAGCAGCCTCGACGCCATGCTTGAGGCTCTCTTGATCCACGGGGTTGACAATCCGCAGAATAAACTGGCTCATACACTGGGAGAGAACATCGCTATCGAGTTTGCCCGGACGCTGGGTAATCAGTCCCACCCCCAGGCCAAATTTACGGCCTTCACTGAGAATCATGCGCAGCACCCGCTTACATTGCGAAGGTTCATGGGCAGGGGCAAAGCGATGGGCCTCCTCAATCAAAATAAACACTGGGTAAGGTAGGTATTGCTCATCGTCTTCACAGACCCGGCCTTTTTGGGTATTCATGCGGGCATGGTTGGTTTGGCGCAAAATTGCTGTGGCAATGACCTGCTGCTCCTCAAGGGGAATCTCATTCATTTGCAGAATAGTCACTTGGCCGGGGGTGAATAACTCCTTTGGTGGTAAGTGTTCCCAGGCATGGAAATAGTCGGAGCGCTGCATTTTTTCCAGCTTCCAAGCCAAAGCATCGGCAGAGGAACCGTGCTTGACCTTGCCCTCTTCATCTTCAACGCAATCCACCTCATAGACCGCTGCAATCAAATCTTGGGTACTCCAATGGCGATCGGGATACTGGCGGCGTACTTCATCGTGGGCTTTTTTGAGAATGGCCTGCTGGCGATCGCTCATCTGGGGAAGGAGGGTGAGAATATCGTAAAACTCAAGGGAGGAGACCCGAATTTTAATGTTTTCTGGTCTAATGATCTTCACCTGGGGTTGATAGCCATCTTCCCCTTGAAACTTTGAGTTTCCCCTCATTTGGGTCAAGGTGTCATATTCCCCATGGGGGTCAAGGATCAGCACCGCTGCCCGATTTTTGGGGGACAGCAATTCCTCCACCAACACACCTGCGGTATAGGATTTTCCTGACCCTGTCCCTGCAAGGATGGCCACATGGGTACTCACCAGTTCTTTGACATCAAGGGCAATGGGAACCGCACCCTCCTCGCGCAACAAGAGCGACCCGATATGAGCGGCCCCCGGCATCTCTGGCTTTTTCTTGTTGAGGACATCCTGTAGCAGTTGATCTTCCGCTAAATAGACCTTGGCACCGGGCAGGGGCAGCCGCCGCAAATTATTAAAGCCAAAGACCTTATGAAATTCGCCGATAACTTCTACGGTCATCTCATAGAGTTCCGACGGTTCACAGGTAAAACCAATGAGAGCAGCCACAGCACCAGGATTCAGTTCGTGATCGGCAAACATCCGATCCGGCAGATGCTCAATCAGACGGCAGCCAGTAATTTTACCCAAGACTTGGCGAACAGCACCATCATGGGAGTTTGAGGTTGCACTGGGGGAGTGGCTCAGCTCGTAATAGACAAATTCACCGATTCGCACCGGCTGGATATCAGGAGTAATAAAGACGTATTCGTTACCGCTGTCGCCAGGGCCTTTGACAATGCCGACAATATGACGATGACGCGAGGAATGATGACTGTTCATGGCACAGGATGGGCTCCCCAACCAAGATTGCAGTGTAGCTAACCCCAATCCTACGCGATTTTCCAATCCAGATACTGAAAGGTGCCTATTCCTCAGGTACTAGCGGTGGCCCACTGGGCGCAGGAATCAAAAAGGCAACAATAGCACCTAAGGCAAAACCGGCAACATTGCGCAGAACGGGTAGCCATTCTTGGGTGCGCACCAAAACAGGACCAAGGCCAAAGGCAAAGAACAGCATCCCCCACAGCGGCGAAAAGAGGAGAATCCATTTCCAAGCCACTTTTGCATCGGCACGGCGGGGACGAGCCACAAATCCCAAAATGATGCCGCCAAAGATCGAGGTGGCGAGGGTAAGGAGCCATTGCTCTTGGGGCAATCCCGGCACAGCACGACAGCCTCCCTGGGCAAGGCAGGTTTCAATGGCATGGAGAGATTGTAGAATGGCCTGATCTTCGCCGTTGTCGCGGACAAAGTATTGGTTGCCAAAGCGGGTTTGCAATTCGACCCAAAAGGTGCGCTGGAGGACGCGGTAGGCAGTGTCACCAACATTGAAGTTCAAGAGATTGCCGCCCCGCGTGTCGGCCACTAGCAGAATACTGCGATCGTCTAAGTCCCAAAAATCTCGCACTGCCAAGCCGGGGGTGCGATCGTACTGGGTGAGGACGCGCAATTTCCAGCCCGTCTGTGCTTCAAATTCTGCCAGTTCGCTGTCAAGGTGTTCTTTTTGAACGGGTGTCAGAATCTGTGCTAAGTCAACGACATTGGTAGGCTCAGCGGGCAACAACTCTGGATTGTTGAAGCTATGGGCAGGAGCGATCGCCCCCAACCAGCAGAAGCTAATAAGCACCACGACCAAGCCAATTTGGCAAAACCAGCGCCGAAGTTGTTGAGGCATCGTAATAAAAATTTACAAACGCGATATCTTTTTTAATTATCTTAAGGGCAGACTGTGGAACATGGCAATCAGCCTTGCCCCCGTTTCAGGAAATAATGCAGTATTTGTTCAAACTCCCCCCATCTTTAGATTGTCTTAGATTGTCATTGCTGCCCTGCCCGCCTAAGTTTCCCCTGCACTTTTCAGTGGCACAGGAATAGGACGCTGAGAAAGGCCCACTAAATTCTGGATAGACCTACATGACTGGGTTGGAGATAATAAATCCTCAAGTTGCTGAGCAAGTCTCAGCCAGATGATCGACCAGTGCTTTCTGTTTCATGGTTTGAAAAGTATTGTCAAAACCATTGGCACCAGAAGGAGCCAAGCTCATATCCAGCCCAGTTTGTCGAATGAAATCAGGCTTTAACTGGATGATTTCTGCGGGAGCCAACCCGTTTAATCCTTCGACCAACAGCGCCAGTAATCCCGTGGTTAGTTGCGAGTCGGAGTCGCCCTCAAAAAACACCTTTCCCTGCTGCAAACTGGCAGTCAGATACACCTGAGACACACAGCCGGGGACCTTATTTTCTGCTTGCTCATGGGGAAACACTGGTAGGCGCTTGGCAAACGAAAGCAAATATTCATAGCGCCGCTTCGGTTCCGCCATCTACTGGCAGCGCTGGACAATCCGCTCAAGGGAGTCAGGCAAGGGTTGGGAGGCGGTCAGCATGTCGCGATCGCGGCGTAAGTCGTGTAGTGAAAATAATAATTATTCTTACTATACAAAAAGCAGAGGAACTGCTGGAGGTCCTCTGCTATATCCATAGCATTAGCGCGGGGGACTGCTACAGAGCTAATAGATTGGCGGACGGCTGGCTAAATAATTGGGCAAACTGCCGGGCTGGGCGATCGCGCCAACCACCTTTGCCATAGGCATACCCCGCAATCAGAGGGAAGGCAATCGTTGCTTCCGAAAAAACCATCTGCTCAACATTCTTGTTCACCTTGCCCCAGGAATGGGCCTCCCGCAAGGTTGAACCAGACAGCGCCCCATCGCGTTCATCGGCAACTGTCACCTGAATCGCGTACTTGTGCATCGTCACATCGAACCCCAGCAGTTCCGCCGCAACCACCGTATCTTGGGCAAAGTTTTTGGGAACTCCCCCGCCAATCATGACCAAACCCGTGGATGGACTCGCCAGTTTACATTGGGTTAACTCGCGAAAATCGCGCACTGAATCAATCGTCAGATGAGCATCCGGAGAATTCCACTGGTGATGAACTAAGCCAAAACCTGCGGAACAATCGCTGAAGGCTGGAACAAAAATGGGCACATGATGCCGGTAAGCCGCCAATACCACTGAGGGCGTATCAGTGCCGCCTTGTTCCAGGTAGCGTCCCATTTCTTGGATAAATTCCCGTGAAGAATAAGGGCGCTTTTCCAGCGATTCGGCAATCTCGGCAATGGTCATATCGCAAACCCGCAGTTGATGTTCATCAATGTAAGTGTCATAGATGCGATCAATGCCGTGTTGGCGCAGCAGCTCATCATCCGCCAGCGGATCACCCACATAATGATAAAATCCCAATGCTTCAAAGAAATCTTGATCAACAATATTGGCCCCAGTGGAAACAATCACATCCACCATGTTATGGCAGATCAAATCATAGACCACTAACTTTAGACCTGCACTAAACAAAGAACCTGCCAGACAGAGGATAATCGCGCAATCCGGATCACGTAGCATTTCGTCATAGATTTTGGCAGCCCGTGCCAAGTTGCGTGCTTGGAAGGCCATGTGACTCATGGCCTCCACTAAGGGCACCACATCCAACGTTTTAATGTCAATGGGTTGAACAGTTTTTTGTAGCAACAGCTCGCGATTCATGCCTTTCTCCTGAACCTACTAAAAAAATACGACGTTACCGACGAATTGCTCAGTAAACTGATTACAGGGACTAACTAACAAGCCAGACCGCTCATACTGGGCGCTTCGCAGTGGTCGTACCAGGAGATAGCTGGATCAGATTGTCGCCGCTTGTCTAAGGAAATCTGGAGATCCCAACTTTTAAGCAAGATCGTGAGTGGATTCACCAATTCTGTTTTTGTACACCCCATTGATAAAACAGATAAAACATTTTTCTTACCTTACCTAGATTGAGCCCCCTAGAACACCCCCCCTAAGGGGATAATGGAATCCCTAGGCAAGATGGCTCGATTGCAGTGACTTGAAAATTTGTATCTCAGGCGCAATCAGTAAAATCCAAGAGTGATCAATCAGCGATCGCCCCCCCCACGCGGTTTGGTATCTTGTCACTTTCTTGACACTTGATTTCTAAAGTAGGCTTACCTTCTCTAAGGAAGGCTGAAGTTGATCTACTGGAGAACCATTCCCATGAAACAGCTACTCGCTTTACTTACCCTCGGTTTGCTGGGTCTTTCAGGAACTGGTATGGCGGCAACTAAAGTCCTTGCCCGCCAAAACCACCCCCAGATGGCAACCTTGCCGCAAGCAATGACTGCACAACTGGGGCGCGGTGAAGATCAGGAAATGGAGGAGGCCCGTAAAGAACAACAAGAAGACGCTCAACTGAAAAGCCTAGCCAAAATTACCCCGCAACAGGCAGAGGCGATCGCCCGCCAGGTGACTCCTGGCAATGTGAGTCGTATCTCCCTAGACAACGAAGATGGGAGCGTCGTTTACAAGGTGATCATTGGCCAGCGGGAAGTCATGGTTGATGCCGGCAATGGCCGCGTATTAGAGACGGAGCCATTGGGTCAGGAAGCTGCACACGACACTGCCCCCACAGGCAGTATTCGGGTGCCGCAGAATAACTAGGCTACTCAAGTAAGAGAGAAGAGAGGAAAAGAGTTTTTGCTTCTGATGCTTTCCTCTCTTTTCTTTGCTTTATTGTTAAACTCAGATCATTCTCGGAGAAACCATGATGAGACAACACAATAAAGTTGCCGAGGTCAATCTCTATTTTTGGATCATGAAAATTTTGGCCACGACTCTGGGGGAAACTGCTGGCGATTATCTCTCTATGTCCCTTGGATTGGGCTATTACACAAGCTTTGCCATTACCTTTTCAATTTTGGCAATCATTTTATGGTTGCAAATATCCATACTCAGGCAATATCATCCTGCAGTTTATTGGGCAGCGATCGTGGGAACAACAACGGCTGGCACTGAAGTTTCTGATTTAATGGATCGCTCCTTTGGTCTTGGCTATGCCAAGGGGTCTTTCATCCTAGTGACGGGTTTACTAGTGACTTTTGGCATTTGGTACTTTCGGGAACGCAATTTGAATTATTATCCCATTGTCAGGAAAGACATTGAGTTAATGTACTGGCTATGCATTATTTTTTCCAATAGCTTGGGTACAGCTTTTGGAGATTATCTCACCACTAATCTAGGACTGAGTTACCTGTCAGGTGCCATGCTAACCGCGGCGATTATTGGTGTAATCATGGCATTACATTACTTCACTCAGGTTAATGATATTGTTTTATTCTGGTTAGCTTTTATCTTGACCCGACCATTTGGGGCCACCTTTGGTGATTTCCTGACGAAGCCCCTTACTCAGGGGGGGCTGAGTTTATCCCGCAGCATTGCTTCTTTGGTTACCCTGGGGTTGCTAGGCATTCTTTTAATTGTTTCTACACGGTACCGGCGGCGCAAACATTCGCAAAGGGACTTCAGCCAGCCTCAGGCATTAGAGGAACATGAGGATCAAGAGTGATAGCTATGTAGGTGGAATCAGTCCAGAACTTTCTGCTGTCTTGGAAGCTTCACAGTAAAGCAACTGCCCCGTTGTAGTTGACTACTGACAGTAATTGTGCCGCCATGACGCTGTACAATGGCCTGAGTGATGGACAGACCTAATCCAGAGCCGCCTTCATCGTAGTGCCGGGCTGTATCTGCCCGCCAAAAGCGGTTGAAGATCTGCGGCAGATCCTCAGCCGCAATGCCAATACCAGTGTCCTTGACTAGGATGTAAACGGTGTGGCGATCGCTCCTTACTTCGACGTAGACATGTCCCATAGCAGGTGTGTATTGAATTGCGTTTTGCAGGAGGTTCGCAAAAGCGCGCCCTAACTGTTCTCGGTCACCGCGCACCTGCAAATTGGGGGCAATAGTTGCGGTTAAGACCAGACCACGGCTTGCGGCTTGCGGCTGGTAAAAAGCGACTTGTTCTCTCACTAAATCGGAGAGATTCACAGAACTGGTAGGGAGAGGTGCATTGCGATCGCCACGGGCCAACAGCAGCAAATCTTCTACCAAGCGAGTCATTTGTTGGGTTGCGCTACCAATAGCCATCAACGCCTCACGGTCTTCTGGGCGCATCCCCTCAGCGTACTTAAGAGAAACCTCCACATTGCTGGCGATCGCCATTAGGGGACTGCGCAACTCATGGGAAGCATCGGCTGTAAACTGCTTCAGTTGCTCAAAGCTGGCCTCAATGGGTCCCATAGCTTGGCGGGTCAGCCACAAAATCCCCCAACCACTCACGGCCAAACTCACCATTACCCCCACCCCTAAGCCCCAATCCAAGCGCCTCATGGTATCCTCGAAGGCCGTTAACGATTGGCTGATGCGCACATATCCCACCTGTTGACCGGTGTCAGGATTGAGGATCGGCAAGGTGACTGCCTGCATCCCTGGCTCTCCTACTTGCGTCTGTACAGTTGCCTTGGGATCGAGGGGCAAGGCTAGCACGTTGATTCCCTGCTGCGCAATTAAACGACCCCGTAAATCAAACCACTGCAATGCCTGTTGTTGCCGCTGCAACTGCGCCAAGTCTATATCATCTGTTACTTTAAAATGACGATCTTCGATTTCAACATTAGCCATGACCCCTTGGCCAAGTGCAGTTAGCCGATCGGTCAGTTGTTGGCGTAGGCTCTGCCAAAAGGCAACGCGCACCGCTGCAGCAAAACTGCCTAACACCACCGCCAAGGTCAGTAAATTAGATAGCAGCAAGCGCCAGCGGATGGGACGAAACATGGCTATTGTGCCTAATCTAGCAATTCTAAACAGTACCCCATGCCATAGACATTCTTGATGGCGATCGCCTTACAACCAGCAGCTTTGAGCTTGTGGCGCAAGTTGGTAATGTGAGTTTTGATGGTGTTGTCTCCTGACTCTTCGTCGAATTTCCAAAGCTTATCTCTCAAGACAGAACGACTTACCACATGGTGGGGATGGTTCAAAAAATACTCTAAAAGAACATATTCCTTAGGAGTAAGATGTAGGGGCTGCCCCTGCACTGTTACCCGTTGAGCCGCAGGATTCAATACCAAGTCTCCATACACAAGACAGGGGGGAGCTAGCTCACGGTAGCGACGAGCTAAGGCGCGAATGCGGGCAGAGAGTTCTTCTAAGGTAAAAGGCTTCACTAAGTAATCATCGGCTCCGGCATCGAGGCCAATGACTTTATCTTCCGTTGTGTCCTTGGCTGTGAGCATCAAAATCAATGCAGGAGAGTGGGCTTGGCGTAGGCGCTTGCATAAAGTCACGCCATCCAATTTTGGCAACATCAGATCTAGCAAAATCAAATCAAAATTGCCCGCCTCAGCATAGTTCCAGCCTTCTAGCCCATCTCGAGCAACATCAACAATATGGTGCTGGTGGCGTAAATCCCGAGCTAAGGATCTGGCAATGCGATCATCATCTTCTACGATTAGAATTCTCATGCCTCCATCCCCTTTGCAAGTCATGCCCCCATATCTTAATCCTAAGCAGCATGGTAAGACTACTCAAGATTTATCCACTTTGCGCACCCCATAGGATGCCTGCAACCTCTGGAAAATTCACCCGGACTCGGTGTTGTCAACACTGGAGGCATTCAAAAGACATTCAAAAGACAATGACTAACCTGTGCCTCCAGCCGTCGGCTTCTTGGCAATTTGTCCCCTACGATGTGACGCGAGGAACCAACCTGCCGGAACCATTGCATCATGTTTTGAGCTTTTTTGAGCTTTGCCAAGCAGAAGTTAGCACAGATCACGCTCCTGACTCAGACACTCACAGGAGCAGTTACAGAACCACCGGATTGAGTAAAAACAGGCCGCTGCAAGCCCCTAGCTTCAGATACGGGATGAGTCGCACCTTTTACATAAGCTCTTCATCTTACATAAACAAAGTGACCAACGTGAATCCTTGTTGAAAACCCTGAAACGAAGCCAGGCAAAGGCTTAATTGTATCGGCATTGTGTCGGCAAAGCTGAATAATCAAATCAAGGATAGGCAGCATAAGCTGACGATAAGACTTGTTTCCAACCTCAAGAATACCGAGGTGCAAACCCTTGTGATTGGCGACATCCGAGAGATTCGCAAGTCGGTTGATTCCTTACTAAGGTGATAATCCGCGGTGCCGGAGTAGGGGTTCGGTGCTCGGTGCGCGGCCTCGGAAGGCTTTGAAAATTTCCAGGGGGGTTGGCTGCCGCCAAGGGCAAGCACGGTT
Proteins encoded in this window:
- a CDS encoding N-acetylmuramoyl-L-alanine amidase encodes the protein MEQPWHSWQFRAVVSCLWAPTAAWVMAQPATARDLQLWRLNPATNQLEIRTERAVQPRAELVYNPTRLVIDLPGVVLGSPPISQNYGGAIRQVRVAQFDPQTTRIVVEYAAGFTIDPQQVRFRGVTANNWLVQLPTPQQQPVSLPTPPPPSSPSTPSVPPTEPLQIRSWRADGIGFLVFADRPLAEGSYTIRRPWRDRMEILLSNSELIRNFSPRRLELRRFGGDRIRAEIRAQSNRQVQITLDIDAQDADWQVTPRHDGFVIVPSSTAITPPTAPPRPQRPSVIPAASAQTPVTTIQRVDLGGRELLIQGDRTVFYSVGWEGNRYRIRLRQAQLDGNLREPRVVTGSPLSNIEFRQEDDQTVSILLTPAPNFRILGPRPLSAESFVVQIQGVNDSPTSAPTPIDIPPTTKTQPPSQPVPRGRFVVVIDPGHGGSDPGAIGIGGIREKDIVLDISLQVSQFLQQQGVQVIMTRTTDIDLDLAPRVAIAERARANAFVSIHANAIGIARSDVSGLETYFAPGRSSRLAVAIHNSILSSLNIRDRGVRSARFYVIRNTSMDSTLVETGFVTGAEDAANFQNPTWRTQMARAIAQGILNFLNGR
- a CDS encoding helicase HerA domain-containing protein; translation: MNSHHSSRHRHIVGIVKGPGDSGNEYVFITPDIQPVRIGEFVYYELSHSPSATSNSHDGAVRQVLGKITGCRLIEHLPDRMFADHELNPGAVAALIGFTCEPSELYEMTVEVIGEFHKVFGFNNLRRLPLPGAKVYLAEDQLLQDVLNKKKPEMPGAAHIGSLLLREEGAVPIALDVKELVSTHVAILAGTGSGKSYTAGVLVEELLSPKNRAAVLILDPHGEYDTLTQMRGNSKFQGEDGYQPQVKIIRPENIKIRVSSLEFYDILTLLPQMSDRQQAILKKAHDEVRRQYPDRHWSTQDLIAAVYEVDCVEDEEGKVKHGSSADALAWKLEKMQRSDYFHAWEHLPPKELFTPGQVTILQMNEIPLEEQQVIATAILRQTNHARMNTQKGRVCEDDEQYLPYPVFILIEEAHRFAPAHEPSQCKRVLRMILSEGRKFGLGVGLITQRPGKLDSDVLSQCMSQFILRIVNPVDQESLKHGVEAAGRDLLRELPALSKGQVIIAGACVNTPVLCRVRQRLTTHGGDTLDAPALWQQYFDKHKQLERTVATAGAAPRPKPQTAGRRSLE
- a CDS encoding TPM domain-containing protein, which produces MPQQLRRWFCQIGLVVVLISFCWLGAIAPAHSFNNPELLPAEPTNVVDLAQILTPVQKEHLDSELAEFEAQTGWKLRVLTQYDRTPGLAVRDFWDLDDRSILLVADTRGGNLLNFNVGDTAYRVLQRTFWVELQTRFGNQYFVRDNGEDQAILQSLHAIETCLAQGGCRAVPGLPQEQWLLTLATSIFGGIILGFVARPRRADAKVAWKWILLFSPLWGMLFFAFGLGPVLVRTQEWLPVLRNVAGFALGAIVAFLIPAPSGPPLVPEE
- a CDS encoding 1,9-bis(guanidino)-5-aza-nonane synthase, whose product is MNRELLLQKTVQPIDIKTLDVVPLVEAMSHMAFQARNLARAAKIYDEMLRDPDCAIILCLAGSLFSAGLKLVVYDLICHNMVDVIVSTGANIVDQDFFEALGFYHYVGDPLADDELLRQHGIDRIYDTYIDEHQLRVCDMTIAEIAESLEKRPYSSREFIQEMGRYLEQGGTDTPSVVLAAYRHHVPIFVPAFSDCSAGFGLVHHQWNSPDAHLTIDSVRDFRELTQCKLASPSTGLVMIGGGVPKNFAQDTVVAAELLGFDVTMHKYAIQVTVADERDGALSGSTLREAHSWGKVNKNVEQMVFSEATIAFPLIAGYAYGKGGWRDRPARQFAQLFSQPSANLLAL
- a CDS encoding PepSY domain-containing protein, with product MKQLLALLTLGLLGLSGTGMAATKVLARQNHPQMATLPQAMTAQLGRGEDQEMEEARKEQQEDAQLKSLAKITPQQAEAIARQVTPGNVSRISLDNEDGSVVYKVIIGQREVMVDAGNGRVLETEPLGQEAAHDTAPTGSIRVPQNN
- a CDS encoding cell wall metabolism sensor histidine kinase WalK; protein product: MFRPIRWRLLLSNLLTLAVVLGSFAAAVRVAFWQSLRQQLTDRLTALGQGVMANVEIEDRHFKVTDDIDLAQLQRQQQALQWFDLRGRLIAQQGINVLALPLDPKATVQTQVGEPGMQAVTLPILNPDTGQQVGYVRISQSLTAFEDTMRRLDWGLGVGVMVSLAVSGWGILWLTRQAMGPIEASFEQLKQFTADASHELRSPLMAIASNVEVSLKYAEGMRPEDREALMAIGSATQQMTRLVEDLLLLARGDRNAPLPTSSVNLSDLVREQVAFYQPQAASRGLVLTATIAPNLQVRGDREQLGRAFANLLQNAIQYTPAMGHVYVEVRSDRHTVYILVKDTGIGIAAEDLPQIFNRFWRADTARHYDEGGSGLGLSITQAIVQRHGGTITVSSQLQRGSCFTVKLPRQQKVLD
- a CDS encoding response regulator transcription factor, which translates into the protein MRILIVEDDDRIARSLARDLRHQHHIVDVARDGLEGWNYAEAGNFDLILLDLMLPKLDGVTLCKRLRQAHSPALILMLTAKDTTEDKVIGLDAGADDYLVKPFTLEELSARIRALARRYRELAPPCLVYGDLVLNPAAQRVTVQGQPLHLTPKEYVLLEYFLNHPHHVVSRSVLRDKLWKFDEESGDNTIKTHITNLRHKLKAAGCKAIAIKNVYGMGYCLELLD